In one window of Sphingomonas sp. BGYR3 DNA:
- a CDS encoding glycoside hydrolase family 43 protein, translated as MILNPILPGFNPDPSIVRVGEDYYIATSTFEWFPGVQIHQSRDLEHWRLLTRPLTRASQLDMRGDPDSCGVWAPCLSHDGERFWLIYTDVKRYGRTTVGGASGASLRDFHNYLVTADSIEGPWSDPVYINSSGFDPSLFHAPDGRKWFLNQLWDHRPGRNRFAGIVAQEYAPGEQRLVGERHLIFPGTELGLTEAPHLYHRDGWYYLITAEGGTGWGHAVTLARSRDLLGPYEVAPNNPILTARDRPHAPLQRAGHADLVETPDGTPWLVYLCGRPIPNRGRCMLGRETAIQPMRWTADSWLETLDGSGDPAVEVPEAGLPEQPWPDQPVRQDFRGPDLPVDFQWLRTPYPERIFSLSARPGNLRLYGRESIGSLFEQSLVARRLQAHCVTVTTRMDASPAHYQQAAGLVAYYNSAKFHYLHLTHDDAIGLHLRVMSALPDGTTADAFSEPVPVPPGPLELRMTIDFERLRCAWRPAGETVWHWLPELFDASILSDEATAPGAPNFTGCFVGVAAQDMAGTAMSADFSWFDYVERDYATDVTLLG; from the coding sequence ATGATCCTTAATCCCATTCTGCCGGGCTTCAACCCAGACCCGTCGATCGTCCGGGTGGGCGAGGATTATTACATCGCTACCTCCACCTTCGAATGGTTTCCCGGCGTCCAGATTCATCAAAGCCGCGACCTGGAGCATTGGCGGCTGCTGACCCGCCCGCTGACCCGGGCAAGCCAACTGGATATGCGCGGCGATCCCGATAGTTGCGGGGTGTGGGCACCGTGCCTGTCCCATGACGGCGAGCGGTTCTGGCTGATCTATACCGATGTCAAACGTTATGGGCGGACCACGGTGGGGGGCGCATCAGGCGCGAGCTTGCGCGATTTCCACAATTATCTGGTAACGGCGGACAGCATCGAGGGGCCTTGGTCCGATCCCGTCTATATCAATTCCAGCGGGTTCGATCCGTCGCTGTTCCACGCGCCCGATGGCCGCAAATGGTTCCTCAACCAGCTATGGGACCATCGGCCCGGCCGCAACCGGTTTGCGGGCATCGTGGCACAGGAATATGCGCCCGGCGAACAGCGGCTGGTCGGCGAACGGCACCTGATCTTCCCCGGCACCGAGCTTGGCCTGACCGAGGCACCGCATCTCTACCACCGCGACGGCTGGTATTATCTGATCACGGCAGAAGGCGGGACAGGATGGGGTCATGCGGTCACGCTGGCCCGGTCACGCGACCTGCTCGGTCCCTATGAAGTAGCCCCAAACAACCCGATCCTGACCGCACGCGACCGGCCCCATGCCCCGTTGCAGCGGGCGGGCCATGCCGACCTCGTCGAGACGCCGGACGGCACCCCCTGGCTGGTCTATCTGTGCGGGCGACCGATCCCCAATCGCGGCCGCTGCATGCTGGGCCGCGAAACCGCGATCCAGCCGATGCGCTGGACGGCGGATAGCTGGCTGGAAACGCTGGACGGCAGCGGCGATCCGGCGGTCGAGGTGCCAGAGGCGGGCCTGCCCGAACAGCCCTGGCCGGATCAGCCTGTCCGACAGGATTTCCGCGGGCCGGACCTGCCGGTGGACTTCCAGTGGCTGCGCACACCGTATCCGGAGCGGATCTTCTCCCTATCCGCCCGACCCGGAAATCTGCGCCTCTATGGGCGCGAATCGATCGGCAGCCTGTTCGAGCAATCCCTGGTCGCCCGGCGGCTGCAGGCGCATTGCGTCACCGTCACGACGCGGATGGACGCATCGCCCGCCCATTATCAGCAGGCGGCCGGGCTAGTCGCTTATTACAACAGCGCAAAGTTTCACTATCTGCACCTGACGCATGACGATGCCATCGGCCTGCATCTGCGCGTCATGTCCGCACTGCCCGACGGCACCACCGCCGACGCCTTTTCCGAGCCGGTGCCTGTACCACCCGGGCCGCTGGAACTGCGCATGACGATCGACTTCGAAAGGCTGCGCTGTGCCTGGCGTCCGGCCGGCGAAACGGTCTGGCATTGGCTGCCCGAACTGTTCGATGCCAGCATCCTGTCGGACGAGGCGACGGCGCCCGGTGCGCCCAACTTCACCGGATGTTTCGTGGGCGTTGCGGCTCAGGACATGGCGGGTACGGCAATGTCGGCGGATTTCAGCTGGTTCGATTATGTCGAGAGGGACTATGCCACGGACGTGACCCTGCTGGGCTAG
- a CDS encoding DUF1013 domain-containing protein, producing the protein MAQPLMPHATAAWLVDNTALSFQQIADFCGLHILEVQAIADDTAATKLTGRDPVRAHELTQDEIEKGQADPNYRLQMMKGPEQVRRTKGPRYTPVSKRQDKPDGIAWIIRNHPEISDGAIGKLIGTTRTTIAAIRDRSHWNIANITPKDPVTLGLCSQRELDALVAKAAKAAGIEAPTDTRLEGDREALITQLRAEREQAVRDAEQAALGEPEAQTPASAWDSAFKK; encoded by the coding sequence ATGGCCCAGCCGCTCATGCCGCACGCGACCGCCGCCTGGCTGGTCGACAATACAGCGCTCAGCTTTCAGCAGATTGCCGATTTCTGCGGCCTCCACATCCTTGAGGTGCAGGCGATCGCCGACGATACCGCCGCCACAAAGCTGACCGGCCGCGATCCGGTGCGCGCGCACGAGCTTACTCAGGACGAAATCGAAAAGGGTCAGGCCGATCCCAATTACCGGCTTCAGATGATGAAGGGGCCGGAACAGGTCCGCCGGACCAAGGGGCCGCGGTACACGCCGGTGTCCAAGCGGCAGGACAAGCCCGACGGCATCGCCTGGATTATCCGCAACCATCCGGAAATCAGCGACGGCGCGATCGGCAAGCTGATCGGCACGACCCGCACCACGATCGCCGCGATCCGCGACCGCAGCCACTGGAACATCGCCAACATCACGCCCAAGGACCCGGTGACGCTGGGCCTGTGTTCGCAGCGCGAGCTGGACGCACTGGTAGCCAAGGCCGCCAAGGCCGCGGGCATCGAGGCGCCGACCGACACCCGGCTGGAGGGCGACCGCGAGGCGCTGATCACCCAGCTGCGGGCCGAGCGCGAACAGGCGGTGCGCGATGCCGAACAGGCCGCGCTGGGCGAGCCGGAGGCGCAGACCCCGGCCAGCGC
- a CDS encoding MarR family transcriptional regulator, translating to MTDGPAALHDHHGHWLRLVSGHVSHRFARAMEAEGVTVAEWVLLRALHGAGAVPPSELAGRMGMTRGAITKLVDRLTAKGLLVRARGGRGDRRYQTLALTGQGAALVPVLARIADATEAALFGVLNARDRQALLRLLQTLVERWDVTAHPVE from the coding sequence ATGACGGACGGTCCGGCGGCGCTGCACGATCATCACGGCCATTGGCTGCGGCTGGTGTCCGGTCATGTGTCGCATCGCTTTGCCCGCGCGATGGAGGCCGAGGGCGTGACCGTGGCCGAATGGGTCCTGCTGCGCGCGCTGCATGGTGCGGGTGCGGTGCCGCCCAGCGAACTGGCCGGGCGGATGGGGATGACGCGCGGGGCGATTACCAAGCTGGTCGACCGGCTGACGGCAAAAGGCCTGCTGGTTCGGGCACGGGGCGGGCGGGGCGACCGGCGCTATCAGACGCTGGCACTGACCGGGCAGGGCGCGGCGCTGGTGCCGGTGCTGGCGCGCATTGCCGATGCGACCGAGGCGGCGCTGTTCGGGGTGCTGAATGCACGGGATCGGCAGGCGTTGCTCCGCCTGTTGCAGACGCTGGTCGAACGGTGGGATGTGACCGCGCACCCCGTGGAATAG
- a CDS encoding MaoC family dehydratase, which yields MRYFEDIQIGETHRFGQYAVNRDDVIAFARAYDPQPFHLDDEAAAGTHFGRVAASGWHSCAMTMAMIVEQFEQDRQASLGAAGIDELRWLKPVYPGDTLRCETEVLDKRPSASRPEMGSVRTQMTVFNQDDVPVLSFISISLLRTRPV from the coding sequence ATGCGCTATTTCGAAGACATCCAGATCGGCGAAACCCACCGCTTCGGCCAATATGCGGTCAATCGGGACGATGTGATCGCCTTTGCCCGCGCCTATGACCCGCAGCCCTTTCACCTGGATGACGAAGCGGCGGCAGGGACGCATTTCGGCCGGGTCGCCGCCAGCGGCTGGCACAGCTGCGCGATGACCATGGCGATGATCGTCGAACAGTTCGAACAGGATCGGCAGGCATCTTTGGGCGCGGCCGGCATTGACGAACTACGCTGGCTGAAACCCGTCTATCCGGGCGACACGCTGCGCTGCGAGACGGAGGTGCTGGACAAGCGGCCTTCCGCCAGTCGTCCCGAAATGGGCAGCGTGCGCACGCAGATGACCGTGTTCAATCAGGACGATGTGCCGGTGCTCAGCTTCATTTCGATCTCCCTGCTGCGAACCCGCCCGGTCTAA
- the ada gene encoding bifunctional DNA-binding transcriptional regulator/O6-methylguanine-DNA methyltransferase Ada: MTMHPDPDDCWQAVVRRDRARDGDFVFAVASTGIYCRPSCAARRPLRERVSFHADGAAARAAGYRPCRRCHPDDVARDRATVRAAAERIRAADAAGPAPSLTELAAQAGYSPAHFQRFFKRIMGISPAAYARSLRGERMRSALIEEGSVTDAIYAAGYGAASRFYADAPDRLGMTPSAWRAGGAGVTIRWTIAATSLGPLLIAATDRGLCRVAFDEDATALSARFPRADILQGGEALSTLAARVVAEVERPGSDADLPLDIRGTAFQEAVWQALRAVPSGQSLSYAALAARAGHPQATRATGSACGANPVAVVIPCHRVRRGDGSPGGYAWGLDRKAALLAREGRAED; this comes from the coding sequence ATGACGATGCACCCTGATCCCGATGACTGCTGGCAGGCGGTGGTCCGGCGCGACCGGGCGCGGGACGGGGATTTCGTGTTCGCGGTGGCCAGTACCGGGATCTATTGCCGCCCGAGCTGTGCCGCGCGCCGCCCGTTGCGGGAACGGGTCAGCTTTCATGCCGATGGTGCCGCCGCCCGTGCGGCCGGGTATCGCCCGTGCCGCCGATGCCATCCCGACGATGTGGCCCGCGATCGGGCGACGGTGCGTGCGGCGGCCGAACGCATCAGGGCCGCTGACGCCGCTGGTCCCGCCCCCTCGCTGACCGAACTGGCCGCGCAGGCGGGTTATTCGCCGGCCCATTTCCAGCGGTTTTTCAAACGGATCATGGGCATTTCGCCGGCCGCCTATGCCCGGTCGCTGCGCGGCGAGCGGATGCGGTCGGCGCTGATCGAGGAGGGAAGTGTGACCGATGCCATTTATGCCGCAGGCTATGGGGCGGCCAGCCGCTTTTATGCCGACGCGCCAGACCGGCTGGGCATGACGCCGTCCGCGTGGCGGGCGGGCGGAGCGGGGGTGACGATCCGCTGGACGATCGCGGCAACTTCGCTTGGCCCGCTGCTGATCGCGGCGACGGATCGCGGGCTGTGCCGGGTGGCGTTTGACGAGGATGCGACGGCGCTGTCCGCCCGGTTTCCGCGCGCCGACATCCTGCAGGGGGGCGAGGCGCTGTCCACGCTGGCGGCGCGGGTGGTGGCCGAGGTGGAGCGGCCGGGCAGCGACGCGGACCTGCCGCTGGATATTCGCGGGACAGCGTTTCAGGAAGCGGTGTGGCAGGCGCTGCGGGCGGTGCCATCCGGACAGAGCCTGAGCTATGCCGCGCTGGCCGCGCGCGCCGGGCATCCACAGGCGACACGGGCCACCGGATCGGCGTGCGGGGCGAACCCGGTTGCGGTCGTCATTCCATGCCACCGCGTCCGGCGCGGCGACGGGTCGCCGGGCGGCTATGCCTGGGGGCTGGATCGCAAGGCGGCGTTGCTGGCCCGTGAAGGCCGAGCGGAGGATTAG
- a CDS encoding MFS transporter, which yields MLSRRITGLRWWIIGIVMLGTIINYLVRQTLGVAVATEPFQADVPMTKEEYSWVTGVFQAFIMLQPVVGYILDSIGLRLGMAIFATAWGVLTMAHGWVANWQGLALLRGALGFAEGTSHTLGLKVVSEWFPARERGFAGGIYNLGASAGIALAGPLVAIAIVWWDWRAAFYVAGVLALIWVVLWLRWYRTPETHPNVTDAERALIDQGQEAHVRASGEKPKVLALLGRRNFWGIALPRFLADPTWATLTFWLPLYLSETRGLNLGELAIAVILPFVAADIGCLVGPAIVLWLERRGIALIDARRWTFTLGAVLMTSMMFVGGVTSAYAAVALLSIGAFAHQVLSVTCITLASDLFRRDELGTVAGMAGTMANLGVMIFTLLIGALVTRIGYEPFFIALAVFDLIAAAILWTMVVKPGAVQRESGIVPILLGGATTAYLGAVAGIDAAGVAGYVGFAFGALLLVLGIAIEARARNSRKGVA from the coding sequence ATGCTGAGCCGCAGGATAACGGGCCTGCGATGGTGGATCATCGGCATCGTGATGCTGGGCACCATCATCAATTATCTGGTCCGTCAGACGCTCGGCGTCGCGGTGGCGACCGAGCCGTTCCAGGCCGATGTTCCGATGACCAAGGAGGAGTATAGCTGGGTAACCGGCGTGTTTCAGGCATTCATCATGCTGCAGCCCGTGGTCGGCTATATTCTCGACAGCATCGGCCTTCGCCTTGGCATGGCGATCTTTGCCACGGCATGGGGCGTGCTGACCATGGCGCATGGCTGGGTGGCGAACTGGCAGGGGCTGGCGTTGCTGCGCGGCGCGCTGGGCTTTGCAGAGGGCACATCCCACACTCTGGGGCTGAAGGTCGTATCGGAATGGTTTCCAGCGCGCGAACGCGGCTTTGCAGGCGGCATCTATAACCTCGGCGCATCGGCGGGGATAGCGCTGGCCGGGCCGCTGGTCGCCATCGCCATCGTCTGGTGGGATTGGCGTGCGGCATTCTATGTTGCCGGCGTGCTGGCGCTGATCTGGGTCGTCCTGTGGCTGCGCTGGTATCGCACGCCCGAAACCCACCCCAATGTCACCGATGCCGAACGCGCGCTGATTGATCAGGGACAGGAGGCGCATGTGCGCGCCAGCGGCGAAAAGCCGAAGGTGCTGGCACTGCTCGGCCGCCGCAACTTCTGGGGCATCGCCCTGCCCCGCTTTCTGGCCGATCCGACCTGGGCGACACTGACCTTCTGGTTGCCGCTTTATCTCAGCGAGACGCGCGGGCTGAACCTTGGCGAGCTGGCGATCGCGGTCATCCTGCCCTTTGTCGCGGCGGACATCGGATGCCTGGTCGGACCGGCCATCGTCCTGTGGCTGGAACGGCGCGGCATTGCGCTGATAGATGCGCGCCGATGGACGTTCACGCTGGGTGCGGTGCTGATGACCAGCATGATGTTCGTTGGCGGCGTGACCAGCGCCTATGCCGCCGTCGCCCTGCTCAGCATCGGGGCGTTCGCGCATCAGGTGCTGTCGGTCACGTGCATCACGCTGGCCAGCGACCTGTTCCGCCGCGACGAACTGGGCACGGTGGCGGGCATGGCGGGGACTATGGCCAATCTGGGCGTGATGATTTTCACCCTGCTGATCGGCGCGCTGGTGACGCGTATCGGATATGAGCCGTTCTTCATCGCGCTGGCCGTGTTCGACCTGATCGCCGCTGCGATCCTGTGGACGATGGTGGTGAAGCCCGGCGCGGTGCAGCGGGAAAGCGGGATCGTGCCGATCCTGCTGGGCGGCGCGACCACCGCCTATCTGGGCGCGGTTGCCGGGATCGATGCGGCGGGCGTGGCGGGCTATGTCGGCTTTGCATTCGGTGCCCTGCTGCTGGTGCTGGGCATCGCCATCGAGGCGCGGGCACGAAATAGCCGAAAGGGCGTGGCATGA